In Paenibacillus sonchi, a single genomic region encodes these proteins:
- a CDS encoding AbrB/MazE/SpoVT family DNA-binding domain-containing protein, which yields MKPAGVVRKVDQLGRIVLPKSLRKRYQMNEGDPVEILVQGDHIILERYRPKCVFCGSMEGVSEYKDRYICADCLTEMTQLSRHA from the coding sequence ATGAAACCTGCTGGCGTAGTTCGAAAAGTAGATCAGCTGGGTAGAATTGTTCTGCCTAAGTCCCTGCGTAAAAGATACCAAATGAATGAAGGTGATCCTGTAGAAATTCTGGTGCAGGGCGATCATATCATTCTTGAGCGTTACCGTCCGAAATGTGTTTTTTGCGGATCGATGGAAGGCGTAAGCGAATATAAAGACCGTTATATTTGTGCGGATTGCCTGACTGAAATGACCCAATTGTCAAGACACGCCTAA
- a CDS encoding response regulator transcription factor: MMKVWRVIIVGCHPTSMLGTKLILEESKEIEVVGMFSNWSEGVRTVQQQQPDLVLTDYQMPEGNVEGALVEMKQSSKSTHFIIMTEEEDKELFQPLIELGASGVLSKGASPRQLLQMISGLREGFLSIPLEWARDGFRPVASSRGLDGVLQLTQTEMFIMERIVQGITYDKIALEIEVSRRSIDNYLRKIYVKLEVSTRAQAIEKFALFSRQNKQMYA; this comes from the coding sequence ATGATGAAGGTGTGGCGGGTGATCATCGTGGGATGTCATCCCACAAGTATGCTGGGTACAAAATTGATTCTGGAGGAAAGCAAGGAGATTGAGGTGGTGGGGATGTTCTCCAACTGGAGCGAGGGCGTCCGCACGGTACAACAACAGCAGCCGGATCTGGTGCTGACGGATTATCAAATGCCGGAAGGCAATGTCGAGGGTGCGCTGGTGGAGATGAAGCAAAGCTCAAAAAGCACCCATTTCATCATTATGACCGAGGAAGAGGACAAGGAGCTGTTCCAGCCGCTTATTGAGCTTGGAGCCAGCGGTGTGCTCTCCAAGGGAGCATCTCCGCGTCAACTGCTGCAGATGATCAGCGGGCTGCGTGAAGGTTTTCTGTCCATTCCGCTGGAATGGGCCCGGGACGGTTTCCGTCCGGTTGCTTCGTCGCGCGGGCTGGATGGGGTACTGCAGTTGACCCAGACCGAAATGTTCATTATGGAACGGATCGTTCAGGGAATTACATACGATAAAATCGCTCTTGAAATCGAAGTCAGCCGCCGTTCTATCGATAATTATCTGCGGAAGATTTATGTGAAGCTGGAGGTGTCTACAAGAGCGCAAGCGATTGAAAAGTTCGCGCTTTTCTCCAGACAAAACAAGCAAATGTACGCTTAG
- a CDS encoding ABC transporter ATP-binding protein, with translation MENVLECSNLTKRYGKKVALDNLNLTLPKGRIVGLLGPNGAGKTTLMKLIVSLLRDYRGSITVCGRRPGLDTKKIVSYLPDREFLYPWMTIEECISFFRNSFADFQLDMAYAMIEELGLDPKEKVKNLSKGMQERVSISLVFARKAKLYVLDEPLAAVDPSTRDKIMRIILDHFDPESSILLSTHLIHDVESLFTDIAIVNEGRVQLYGGIGELQRDYGMPIEEIFKQLVG, from the coding sequence ATGGAGAACGTGCTGGAGTGCAGCAACCTGACCAAAAGGTATGGCAAAAAGGTGGCCCTGGACAATCTGAATCTCACCCTGCCGAAGGGGCGGATTGTAGGATTGCTGGGTCCGAATGGAGCGGGGAAAACTACGCTGATGAAGCTGATTGTATCCTTGCTGCGCGATTACCGGGGGTCCATTACCGTCTGCGGACGACGGCCCGGCCTGGATACCAAGAAGATCGTGTCTTATTTGCCTGACCGTGAATTTCTTTATCCCTGGATGACAATAGAGGAGTGTATCTCGTTCTTTCGGAACTCCTTCGCTGACTTTCAGCTGGATATGGCTTACGCCATGATTGAAGAGCTAGGCCTGGACCCCAAGGAAAAGGTGAAGAATTTGTCCAAGGGGATGCAGGAGCGTGTGAGTATTTCCCTCGTCTTTGCGCGGAAAGCGAAGTTGTATGTTCTGGACGAGCCGCTGGCAGCGGTGGACCCTTCGACACGGGACAAGATCATGCGGATCATCCTGGACCATTTTGACCCGGAAAGCTCCATACTGCTCAGCACACATCTCATTCATGATGTCGAAAGCCTGTTTACGGATATAGCAATTGTTAATGAAGGCCGGGTGCAGTTGTACGGAGGGATAGGGGAGCTGCAGCGGGATTACGGGATGCCTATCGAGGAGATTTTTAAACAGCTGGTCGGATGA
- a CDS encoding phosphodiester glycosidase family protein → MMTPVKRVNRFFMLLTAPFLGLLLCLWWYQPPLDLNLDVGQFAAEPGPVKETAELQSALTTAQAAASYTIHSISASAKLYNQTTNAMNALVQMAKTQASRPELIYNRRISSRLGIPADVARSDRITIELYRLNPGNYTAYAMKIKLKDPAAMKMSLAGDGKGGAETTLQAANRYGATAGINAGGFADRAGKRYPLSTTVIGGEYLYGFESTYKDLSFVGLNASGQLIGGKFYSRTQLDQLQPVFGATFVPVLLKNSAKVPIPAKWQLSPKRAPRTVIGKYKDDQLLVMVADGYNENGNSGATLEELQNKLSNMGVIDAYNLDGGGSSSLIFNGRVINKPSDGNLRKVPTNFLFFK, encoded by the coding sequence ATGATGACGCCGGTTAAAAGAGTCAACCGTTTTTTTATGCTGCTGACCGCGCCGTTTCTTGGCCTGCTGCTCTGCCTATGGTGGTACCAGCCGCCGCTTGATCTGAATTTGGATGTTGGGCAATTCGCTGCGGAGCCCGGACCGGTCAAGGAGACAGCTGAGCTGCAGAGTGCGCTTACTACAGCCCAGGCCGCGGCCTCTTACACCATCCATTCCATCAGTGCCAGCGCGAAGCTGTACAATCAGACGACCAATGCCATGAATGCGCTGGTCCAAATGGCGAAGACCCAGGCATCGCGTCCGGAACTGATCTATAACCGCCGGATCAGCTCCAGATTGGGCATTCCCGCCGATGTCGCGAGAAGCGACCGGATAACCATTGAACTCTACCGGCTAAATCCCGGCAATTATACAGCTTACGCAATGAAAATAAAATTGAAGGACCCGGCCGCCATGAAAATGAGTCTGGCTGGAGACGGCAAAGGCGGAGCGGAAACGACACTGCAGGCCGCGAACCGCTACGGCGCAACTGCCGGCATCAATGCAGGCGGGTTCGCCGACAGGGCCGGCAAGCGCTACCCGCTCTCCACAACCGTTATCGGCGGGGAGTATCTGTACGGCTTCGAATCCACCTACAAGGATCTCAGCTTCGTTGGTCTGAACGCTTCCGGCCAGCTGATCGGCGGTAAATTCTACAGCCGGACACAGCTGGACCAGCTGCAGCCGGTTTTCGGAGCCACCTTTGTGCCGGTCCTGCTGAAGAACAGCGCCAAGGTGCCCATCCCGGCCAAATGGCAGCTGTCCCCGAAGCGTGCTCCACGTACGGTGATCGGCAAGTACAAAGACGATCAGCTGCTGGTGATGGTGGCAGACGGATATAACGAAAATGGCAACTCCGGGGCAACTCTGGAAGAGCTTCAGAACAAACTGTCGAATATGGGCGTCATTGACGCATACAATCTGGATGGCGGCGGGTCCTCCTCTTTGATTTTCAACGGACGGGTCATCAATAAGCCTTCAGATGGAAATCTGCGCAAGGTCCCTACCAATTTTCTCTTTTTTAAATAA
- a CDS encoding GH36-type glycosyl hydrolase domain-containing protein produces MMSSVSPKLHGQVTSGHNTFLTPPLSVEDLHNSRASRNFWVYVDGKGAWSAAGNSARQNAGMYGEEADDSELEAGLLWHRVTRESREFGIKAEITSFVPAGNDKVELMKVVLTNISAEELTVTPTAAVPLYARSADDLRDHRHVTSLLNRIYTSAHGVEVQPALSFDERGHRVNHTSYGVFGAAEGGGQPTGFFPVQEEFIGEGGSLDWPEAVVLNREPQTGAGGGVHREGYEALGGLRFASAALQPGHSISYVLVLAIGDERIDVAALMDKYGSARAFDAMLRENKSFWADKVNTVEFHTNNPVADQWMKWVTLQPVLRRLYGNSFLPYHDYGRGGRGWRDLWQDCLALLIMEPGDVRSLLLNNYAGVRIDGSNATIIGQQPGEFIADRNNIPRVWMDHGAWPFLTTMLYLDQSGDLDFLLEQQSYFRDSFMARCRERDASWDASAGSTLQSANGESYTGTILEHILLQNLVPFFNVGEHNNILLEGADWNDGLDMAAQRGESVTFTSFYASNLLDLSRLLRTLKERKGLETLELAEEMTLLLDSLHDAVDYESVAAKRGLLDRYYAAAPNKVSGVRSELALDRIADDLARKAEWIVDHLRRNEWIQSNQGDGWFNGYYNNDGERVEGEAGGSIRMTLTGQVFPLLGHAAAPEQIPQIIAAVERNLYDEKIGYRLNSDFGGIQQNLGRAFGFAFGHKENGAMFSHMTVMYGNALYKRGYVKEGRKVLDSLYSLSVNFELSRMYPGIPEYINEQGRGMYTYLTGSASWLLLTMVTEVFGVKGKLGDLLLQPKLMKDQFDQDGKASIRTIFAERGLDVVYTAASGAEYGDYQIHSVTLNGAEVTLQRVSEGVLIPRSVLAALPEEGFHLLQVVLA; encoded by the coding sequence ATGATGTCTTCTGTCAGTCCGAAGCTTCATGGTCAAGTCACTTCAGGCCATAATACATTTCTTACTCCGCCCTTATCTGTGGAAGATCTGCATAACTCCCGGGCTTCCCGCAACTTCTGGGTGTATGTGGACGGCAAAGGGGCCTGGTCGGCAGCAGGGAACTCCGCCCGGCAAAATGCCGGTATGTATGGTGAAGAGGCTGACGATTCAGAACTGGAGGCGGGTTTGCTGTGGCACCGTGTCACCCGTGAGAGCCGGGAGTTTGGCATCAAGGCGGAAATCACCAGTTTTGTACCCGCAGGAAACGATAAGGTAGAGCTTATGAAGGTTGTGCTTACCAATATCTCTGCTGAGGAATTGACTGTGACGCCTACGGCAGCGGTTCCGCTCTATGCGCGTTCAGCGGATGATCTGCGGGACCACCGGCATGTCACCTCGCTGCTGAACCGGATTTATACCTCTGCGCATGGGGTTGAAGTGCAGCCGGCGCTTTCCTTCGATGAGCGCGGACACCGGGTAAATCACACCTCATATGGTGTGTTTGGGGCCGCAGAAGGCGGCGGACAGCCAACCGGTTTCTTTCCGGTACAGGAGGAATTCATTGGTGAAGGCGGAAGTCTGGATTGGCCGGAAGCGGTGGTTTTGAACCGGGAACCGCAAACCGGCGCAGGCGGCGGTGTACATAGGGAAGGTTATGAGGCGCTTGGCGGACTGCGGTTTGCTTCAGCAGCTTTGCAGCCGGGCCACAGCATTTCATATGTGCTTGTGCTGGCGATCGGCGATGAAAGAATCGATGTTGCTGCGCTGATGGACAAATACGGCTCTGCCAGAGCTTTTGACGCCATGCTCCGGGAGAATAAATCGTTCTGGGCCGACAAGGTGAACACAGTGGAATTTCATACCAATAATCCGGTAGCGGACCAATGGATGAAATGGGTCACCTTGCAGCCGGTGCTGCGCAGACTGTATGGCAATTCCTTTTTACCGTACCATGACTACGGCCGTGGCGGCCGCGGCTGGCGGGATCTCTGGCAGGACTGCCTGGCGCTGCTGATCATGGAACCGGGAGATGTGCGCAGTCTGCTGCTGAATAACTATGCCGGGGTCCGAATCGACGGCAGCAATGCGACGATTATCGGCCAGCAGCCGGGCGAGTTCATCGCCGACCGCAACAATATTCCGCGCGTATGGATGGACCACGGGGCGTGGCCGTTCCTCACCACCATGCTGTATCTGGACCAGAGCGGGGATCTGGACTTTCTGCTTGAGCAGCAGAGCTACTTCCGGGATTCCTTTATGGCCCGCTGCCGGGAGCGGGACGCTTCCTGGGATGCGTCCGCAGGCAGCACTCTGCAATCTGCGAACGGAGAGTCTTATACGGGAACCATTCTGGAGCATATTCTGCTGCAAAACCTTGTTCCGTTCTTCAACGTAGGGGAACACAACAATATTCTGCTGGAAGGCGCGGACTGGAATGACGGTCTGGATATGGCGGCACAGCGTGGTGAAAGTGTCACCTTCACCTCCTTCTATGCCAGCAATCTGCTGGACCTTTCCCGGCTGCTGCGCACGCTGAAAGAGCGCAAAGGGCTTGAAACGCTGGAACTGGCGGAAGAAATGACGCTGCTGCTGGATTCATTACATGATGCCGTGGATTATGAGTCCGTAGCCGCCAAGCGGGGACTGCTGGACCGTTATTATGCTGCTGCACCGAACAAGGTAAGCGGCGTCCGTTCGGAGCTTGCGCTGGACAGGATAGCGGATGATCTGGCCCGGAAGGCCGAGTGGATTGTTGACCATCTGCGCCGGAACGAGTGGATACAGAGCAATCAGGGAGACGGCTGGTTCAACGGCTATTACAATAATGACGGGGAACGTGTGGAAGGAGAAGCCGGCGGCAGCATCCGGATGACGCTGACAGGCCAGGTGTTTCCGCTCCTCGGCCATGCTGCCGCTCCTGAGCAGATTCCGCAGATCATCGCAGCGGTGGAGCGCAATCTGTATGATGAGAAAATCGGGTACCGGCTGAATTCGGATTTTGGCGGCATCCAGCAGAATTTGGGCCGCGCGTTCGGGTTTGCCTTTGGACATAAAGAGAATGGGGCTATGTTCAGCCATATGACCGTGATGTACGGAAATGCGCTGTATAAGCGCGGTTATGTAAAAGAAGGGCGCAAGGTGCTGGATTCACTGTACAGCCTGAGCGTAAATTTCGAGCTCAGCCGGATGTATCCCGGCATTCCGGAGTACATTAATGAGCAAGGCAGAGGCATGTATACGTATCTGACTGGCTCTGCGAGCTGGCTGCTGCTGACCATGGTTACCGAAGTATTCGGGGTCAAAGGAAAGCTCGGCGATCTCTTGCTTCAGCCTAAGCTGATGAAAGACCAGTTTGACCAGGACGGGAAAGCATCGATACGGACCATTTTTGCGGAGCGCGGGCTGGACGTTGTCTACACCGCTGCAAGCGGCGCTGAGTACGGAGACTACCAGATCCATTCCGTTACGCTGAACGGCGCTGAGGTGACGCTTCAGCGCGTCTCAGAGGGTGTTCTGATTCCCCGCAGCGTGCTGGCCGCCTTGCCGGAAGAAGGGTTCCATCTCCTGCAGGTGGTGCTGGCATAA
- the trmL gene encoding tRNA (uridine(34)/cytosine(34)/5-carboxymethylaminomethyluridine(34)-2'-O)-methyltransferase TrmL, with amino-acid sequence MALHIVLVEPEIPANTGNIARTCAATGTHLHLVRPLGFRTDDATLKRAGLDYWHAVHIEYHDSFGEVLEKYAEGRFFYATTKADKRYTDFAFRDGDFFVFGKETKGLSAEILEAGKETAMRMPMSEAVRSLNLSNSAAIIVYEALRQLNFPQLF; translated from the coding sequence ATGGCATTACACATTGTGCTGGTGGAACCGGAGATTCCGGCCAACACCGGCAATATCGCCCGCACCTGTGCAGCAACAGGCACCCATCTTCATCTGGTCCGCCCGCTGGGCTTCCGTACAGACGATGCTACACTGAAGCGTGCCGGTCTGGATTATTGGCATGCCGTACACATTGAATATCATGATTCCTTTGGGGAAGTGCTGGAGAAGTATGCGGAAGGCCGGTTCTTCTATGCAACTACGAAGGCGGACAAGCGCTATACCGATTTCGCATTCCGGGATGGGGATTTTTTTGTTTTTGGCAAAGAAACCAAGGGCTTATCCGCTGAAATTCTCGAAGCCGGCAAAGAAACTGCTATGCGCATGCCGATGAGTGAGGCGGTTAGGTCCTTAAACTTGTCCAACTCTGCGGCAATTATTGTGTATGAAGCGCTCCGGCAGCTGAATTTCCCCCAACTATTCTAA
- the serC gene encoding 3-phosphoserine/phosphohydroxythreonine transaminase, giving the protein MSKRAYNFNAGPAALPLTVLERAQAEFVDFRESGMSIMEMSHRGAIYESVHNEAQERLLSLLGNPQGYKVLFIQGGASTQFAMIPMNFVTEGKVGSYVMTGSWAEKAFKEAKLVGGAHAAASSEDKKFLAIPELSSIKAADNAAYLHVTSNETIEGTQYAEYPDAGSIPLIADMSSDILSRSFDVNQFGLIYAGAQKNLGPSGVTVVIVKEELIAKSPSNIPTILRYDTHLKNNSLYNTPPSFSVYMVNEVLKWIEEQGGLAGIEVKNRDKAALLYDHIDGSGGFYRGVAEAGSRSIMNVTFRMQSEELEKQFVKAAEQEGFVGLKGHRSVGGLRASIYNAVPYESIKALSDFMKHFQQTQG; this is encoded by the coding sequence TTGAGCAAGAGAGCATACAATTTTAACGCGGGTCCGGCGGCATTGCCGCTGACAGTACTTGAACGCGCACAGGCGGAGTTTGTCGATTTCCGGGAAAGCGGAATGTCCATTATGGAGATGTCGCACCGTGGGGCAATATACGAATCCGTGCATAATGAAGCGCAGGAACGTCTGCTTTCGCTCCTCGGCAATCCGCAAGGCTACAAGGTTCTGTTCATTCAAGGCGGAGCAAGCACACAGTTCGCCATGATCCCGATGAACTTTGTCACTGAAGGCAAGGTCGGCAGCTATGTCATGACAGGAAGCTGGGCAGAGAAGGCATTTAAGGAAGCGAAGCTGGTTGGAGGCGCACATGCCGCCGCATCTTCCGAAGACAAGAAGTTCCTGGCCATTCCCGAGCTGAGCAGCATCAAGGCTGCGGACAATGCGGCATATCTGCATGTTACCTCGAACGAGACGATCGAAGGAACACAATATGCGGAGTATCCGGATGCCGGTTCCATTCCGCTGATCGCGGATATGTCCAGCGACATTCTCAGCCGTTCCTTTGATGTGAATCAATTCGGGCTGATCTATGCCGGGGCGCAGAAGAATCTGGGACCTTCCGGTGTTACTGTCGTGATTGTCAAGGAAGAGCTGATCGCCAAGTCGCCTTCCAATATTCCGACGATTCTGCGTTACGATACGCATTTGAAGAACAACTCTCTGTACAATACGCCGCCATCCTTCTCTGTATATATGGTTAACGAAGTGTTAAAATGGATTGAGGAGCAAGGCGGACTGGCCGGCATTGAAGTTAAGAACCGCGACAAAGCAGCTCTGCTGTATGATCATATCGACGGCAGCGGCGGTTTCTACCGCGGAGTTGCGGAAGCAGGCAGCCGTTCCATTATGAACGTGACCTTCCGGATGCAGTCGGAAGAGCTGGAGAAGCAATTTGTCAAAGCGGCCGAGCAGGAAGGTTTTGTGGGGCTGAAGGGCCATCGCAGTGTGGGAGGCTTGCGTGCTTCCATCTACAACGCGGTCCCTTATGAGAGCATTAAGGCGCTGTCTGATTTCATGAAGCATTTCCAGCAAACTCAAGGTTAA
- a CDS encoding PLP-dependent aminotransferase family protein, which translates to MKYEFSARAHTLHSSPLLSIRTETRRGTLISLAEELPAEELFPLSLLAETASTVISADAGALQYGDPEGYGPLREWLTGDWLKAKGVAVAAGGVLLTTGSQQAIDLLSRVYIDPGDRVLVENPTSPGILQALRMQGAVIIPVRGDQDGLLPEHLRTQIRLHRPKMLFATPSFTNPSGILWSLARRKEVLELCTTHNLLIVEDDSYGDLHFQRYTEHPSVKYPSLYALENVSEGGHVLYIGSFSKTVAPALRTGWAAGSRELIGMMAAAKQMADWQSSSLNQRLLHHLLDVTAFDLREHIALLNREYNTRLKLMAELLKRPAWKSSSYCLPAGGMFLWVTLPEGLDAMALLKASLTKGVAFLPGPLCSVSGGSGRIRLNFSHPGRDELLLGMNLMSEAVTEFTARS; encoded by the coding sequence ATGAAATATGAGTTTTCTGCCCGCGCACATACATTACACTCTTCACCGCTGCTGAGCATACGTACAGAGACGCGCAGGGGGACGCTGATTTCACTGGCTGAAGAGCTGCCTGCCGAAGAATTGTTTCCATTGTCTCTACTGGCTGAAACGGCTTCCACAGTGATCTCAGCAGACGCCGGGGCGCTGCAATATGGTGATCCTGAAGGGTATGGGCCTCTTCGCGAATGGCTGACCGGGGACTGGCTGAAGGCCAAAGGGGTGGCGGTTGCCGCAGGCGGGGTTCTGCTGACAACGGGAAGTCAACAAGCGATTGATCTGTTGTCCAGGGTTTATATTGATCCCGGAGACCGCGTGCTGGTGGAGAATCCGACTTCTCCGGGTATTCTGCAGGCATTGCGGATGCAGGGTGCCGTGATTATTCCGGTCCGGGGCGATCAGGACGGTCTGCTGCCGGAGCATCTGCGTACCCAGATCCGCCTGCACCGGCCCAAGATGCTGTTTGCTACGCCGAGCTTCACGAATCCGAGCGGAATTCTCTGGAGTCTGGCCAGACGCAAGGAAGTGCTGGAGCTGTGTACCACGCACAATCTGCTGATCGTCGAGGATGACTCTTATGGCGATCTGCATTTTCAAAGGTACACAGAGCATCCTTCCGTGAAGTATCCGTCTCTGTATGCGCTGGAGAATGTCAGCGAGGGCGGACATGTGCTCTACATTGGCTCCTTCAGCAAAACGGTCGCACCTGCGCTGCGGACGGGCTGGGCGGCGGGCAGCCGTGAGCTGATCGGGATGATGGCTGCCGCAAAGCAGATGGCTGATTGGCAATCCAGCTCACTCAACCAGCGGCTGCTGCATCATCTGCTGGATGTGACGGCCTTTGATCTGCGTGAGCATATCGCGCTCCTCAACCGGGAGTACAATACCCGGCTGAAGCTGATGGCGGAGCTTCTGAAGCGTCCGGCCTGGAAGAGCAGCAGCTATTGTCTGCCGGCTGGCGGCATGTTCCTGTGGGTAACGCTGCCGGAAGGCCTGGATGCGATGGCGCTGCTGAAGGCCTCGCTGACCAAGGGCGTGGCATTTTTGCCCGGCCCGCTGTGCAGTGTGAGCGGAGGAAGCGGACGCATCCGCCTTAACTTCAGCCATCCCGGCCGGGATGAGCTGCTGCTGGGCATGAACCTGATGAGCGAGGCCGTGACGGAGTTTACGGCACGGAGCTGA